The Nicotiana sylvestris chromosome 6, ASM39365v2, whole genome shotgun sequence genomic sequence GTTGAGTTCGATGTGTCTGATCCCAGTCTTCGTTTCTACGTGTGCTGTATCTGCCAAAACCATGTCGCTCTCACCCAAGATTTCAGCCTTAACTACACGGTAGGTAATCtttttttcttgagtcaaattaGTTTAGCGTTGTAATAGCTGAACCATCTCTAATAGTGTTGCTAATCTTTCAATTCCGAATATTAAATGAAAATATGTTTTGATTAGACACATCAGATACGTAATGCGCATATTCATCGTATTCGCGAGATTACAATGTTCTGGTTAATCTTCTCTTGAAAAATGACGGCTGCGATTCTATTTGGATAAGTTTCAAGGCTTAATTGCATTTTATGCGCACAGAAATTTGGTCCGTCTCTTGTCCCTTTCTTCTTTTGCTGTCCATTTCTCAAGTACCGCCAACATTatctttcttctttaattttgcaAGAATGTGCAACAACATCAATTTATGTCTATAAGAAAGAGGGACAGAATGATCAAGAAAATGCATACCAATTTAGCATTTACGAAGTAGCAGTACTATCTTGTGATTTATGGGCTTTTTACTCCACGTTACATTTTTCCTATATTTAATCAAAGAGTAAGCTTCATACTACTATACTAGACTGCACTAGTAACTGatgcagtgatatatatatatatatatatatatatatatatatatatatatatatatatatatatatatatatatatatatataaaatgattcttcttatttcatttatCTACTGTTATGTGTTTTTCAGCCAGCAACCGGGGTGACTGGAGGTGTATTTGATAAAGTGTAAGCTTTCGTTCCTGGAATAGTTTAATAGGAGTTGTCTGAACAGCAAAGAACTAACCTAAAAGATGAAATATGCAGGGTGAATGTGCATGTAAACGAAGCAGAGCAGCAGAGGCAACTTGGTCTTCACACAGTAGCAGATGTCTACTGTAATAAATGCGAGAATCTTCTCGGATGGAAATTTGTATGATACAAAAAATCATATGCATCAGATTTGTTAAATTCCATCAATGAGCAAAAATATCTAACATGATGTTCTTTCTTTCCTTCAGATTGAAGTTTTTGAAGAGGATCCAGTGGCAAGAAAAGACATGGTTATGTTACAAATGTGAGATTATTATGCTACAAACTCATGCTGTCATATTAACAAAGTACTTAAAATATTTTTCCTGATATCTTTTCACAGGGGGAAGCTGCAGGAAAGGAATGGAAATCAAATAGAAGAAGCAGTGGAACCAATCACAAATACAGCTACAGGAAATCGCCAGTAGTTGAAGAAATATAAACCGACCAAAGCATAGAAAACTCTTGCAAGGAGATCTCTTGAAGAAATCAATTGACTTCTATAGAAGATGAAACTTCAGACACcctttactttgtatttttctctattttttctcACTGGAGTCTTTCATGAACTTTCTATAATTCTTTCCATTGCTATATGTACCCTACTATGGTACTGCAACATTCCACACCCGTGAATGAGCAAGAACAAGGATTTACACAATTTCCTTCTGCTAAACGAGGGATTTATACAGTTTCTTTTTGCTAAAAGAGGGATTTAAACACCAGTATAGAATACTGATACACAATTTGCTGAAGGTTTGCACTGATACCATGATAAACTATTATCATGCCTCACGATTATAGCCTCTGAATGGGGCTCTAGAGCATGAAGTTGCAACTCTGAACCTACTGGATCTAAGTTAACTCATCAACTTGATAACCAGAAGTATCCATTATAGTCTATCCAACTTGGCTTATATCCTCATATTTGACCCAGTTCTTGGATATTTAATCACTATGTATTTTTTCCTATCTGAACCTGATGAAGCCCCAAAGCTATACAACTAGACAATCAAGGACCAACCTGGCTCATAAGCATATTTCCAGCATTCCCGACCCCAGCCAAACATTTTAACACAAAGACATTGTATAGGGGAGTCTGGGATTTAATAGCGCATGTACTACTGCTGTTAGGTTTGAATGGGTCTTTGTTCAGTAACTTTAGGCTACAGTTTAGTATCCACTGGATTTTAGCTTTTACAGttaatttattttttgttctggTTATATTTTCCTACCTTCTAGGAGTTAGCTTAGCACAATTGGTTACTTCCTTTGTATATAAACTCCATTGGAGGCTCATCTAATATACAGACTTTTCATTCTAGTTTT encodes the following:
- the LOC104209941 gene encoding protein yippee-like At4g27745, with protein sequence MGKSFHVEFDVSDPSLRFYVCCICQNHVALTQDFSLNYTPATGVTGGVFDKVVNVHVNEAEQQRQLGLHTVADVYCNKCENLLGWKFIEVFEEDPVARKDMVMLQMGKLQERNGNQIEEAVEPITNTATGNRQ